One window of Akkermansia biwaensis genomic DNA carries:
- the kdpA gene encoding potassium-transporting ATPase subunit KdpA: MSSHDLFIIVLFIGILVAFTPLLGKWLANVLQGEPTWFSRLLGPVESCAYRMAGVDPSREMDWKKYLAAVLLFNAAGFLILFLSLLCQKWLPLNPAGTENMRWDIAFNTAVSFMTNTNWQFYSGEGPEGISYFVQMTGLGVQNFVSAATGIAVMAALIRGLKRKCASTLGNFWADLTRSTLYFLIPISVVVALLLVSQGVVQSFDGPTTVAGMDGVEQVIPNGPAASQVAIKQLGTNGGGFFGNNSTHPFENPTPFSNMIEMLSLLLIGCACPYAYGVMIGKRKQGWIIFGAMMLLLVTTIGLSQWAEHAGNPLFPGLEMLEGKEVRLGITNSSLWSVATTASSNGSVNCMHCSMSPLAGGIALFNMLLGEVIFGGLGCGLYGMLMFAMITVFLCGLMVGRTPEFLGKKIEAREVRWSMVGVLLPGIAVLAMSGLAAATEVGRESICNAGPHGLTEILYCFGSQAGNNGSAFAGLSVGDTPFYSLLGGLAMLLARFGAIIPVMIIAGSMVSKKTAPPAQGTMATDNLMFMILLVAVVLIVGALTFFPALALGPILEHLLLYSGSVL, encoded by the coding sequence ATGTCCTCACACGACTTGTTCATCATTGTCTTATTCATAGGCATACTGGTCGCCTTCACCCCGTTGCTCGGGAAGTGGCTGGCGAATGTTTTACAGGGAGAGCCGACCTGGTTTTCCCGGCTCCTGGGGCCCGTGGAGTCCTGCGCCTACCGTATGGCCGGCGTGGATCCTTCCCGGGAAATGGACTGGAAAAAATATCTGGCCGCCGTTCTTTTATTCAATGCCGCCGGATTTCTCATTCTGTTCCTTTCCCTGCTGTGTCAGAAATGGCTGCCGCTGAATCCCGCCGGTACGGAAAACATGAGGTGGGACATTGCTTTCAATACGGCAGTCAGCTTCATGACCAATACGAATTGGCAGTTCTACTCCGGCGAAGGGCCGGAGGGCATCAGCTACTTTGTGCAGATGACCGGGCTGGGCGTGCAGAACTTCGTCAGCGCCGCCACGGGGATTGCCGTCATGGCCGCCCTGATCCGCGGCCTGAAGAGGAAATGTGCTTCCACCCTGGGCAATTTCTGGGCGGACCTGACGCGGAGCACCTTGTATTTCCTTATTCCCATTTCCGTCGTCGTTGCGCTCCTGCTGGTATCCCAGGGGGTGGTGCAGTCCTTTGACGGCCCCACGACCGTGGCTGGCATGGACGGCGTGGAGCAGGTGATTCCCAACGGTCCGGCGGCCTCCCAGGTGGCGATCAAGCAGCTTGGGACGAACGGCGGCGGTTTCTTCGGGAACAATAGTACCCATCCGTTTGAAAACCCCACGCCATTCAGCAACATGATTGAAATGCTCTCCCTCCTGCTGATCGGCTGCGCCTGTCCGTACGCCTACGGCGTGATGATCGGGAAAAGGAAACAGGGCTGGATAATCTTCGGAGCCATGATGCTTCTGCTTGTAACGACCATTGGCCTGTCCCAGTGGGCGGAGCACGCCGGGAACCCGCTGTTCCCCGGCCTGGAAATGCTTGAAGGGAAGGAAGTGCGTCTCGGCATCACGAACAGTTCCCTGTGGTCCGTAGCCACTACCGCTTCTTCCAACGGTTCCGTGAACTGCATGCACTGCAGCATGTCTCCGCTGGCCGGCGGCATCGCCCTGTTCAACATGCTGCTGGGGGAAGTGATTTTTGGGGGACTGGGCTGCGGTTTGTACGGCATGCTGATGTTCGCCATGATTACCGTGTTCCTGTGCGGGCTGATGGTGGGCCGCACGCCCGAATTCCTGGGCAAAAAGATTGAAGCGCGGGAAGTGCGGTGGTCCATGGTGGGCGTCCTGCTGCCCGGCATTGCCGTTCTGGCCATGAGCGGCCTGGCGGCCGCTACGGAGGTGGGGCGGGAATCCATCTGCAACGCCGGTCCCCACGGGCTGACGGAAATCCTGTACTGCTTCGGCTCCCAGGCCGGGAACAACGGCAGCGCCTTCGCGGGACTGTCCGTGGGCGATACGCCGTTCTATTCCCTGCTGGGCGGCCTGGCGATGCTGCTGGCCCGTTTCGGCGCCATTATTCCGGTGATGATCATTGCCGGGAGCATGGTGTCCAAAAAGACCGCCCCGCCCGCCCAGGGCACCATGGCGACGGACAACCTGATGTTCATGATCCTGCTGGTAGCCGTCGTGCTGATCGTAGGCGCCCTCACCTTTTTCCCGGCTCTGGCTCTGGGGCCCATTCTGGAGCATTTGCTCCTGTATTCGGGAAGCGTGCTGTAA
- a CDS encoding TonB-dependent receptor domain-containing protein, with translation MKINYTAMKIGAAALGCAMMTGNICRGEEVAARSISSLAEVQQAMIPSTDRDWSFSLSAGWSSKYVTEGLDCLPHSGIWEVAPGISWKDFTLGAWYAGGDSANYDELDLVLGYAWNLGDWTVNPWYEHQFYFTQDYNVANPALTVSYTVADWLTAGVETQVKVEHQDFESYYSVFVQMEWSPMENVTVTPLVRYGYNGGYNVDYDDGSNCIDWSLGVTWKFAEHYFLSCSVNYSQALTVLHRRRAGDEFWMGFRLGMEF, from the coding sequence ATGAAGATTAATTACACCGCAATGAAGATAGGAGCGGCAGCCCTGGGCTGCGCTATGATGACAGGAAACATTTGCCGGGGGGAAGAAGTCGCCGCCAGGTCCATATCCTCCCTGGCGGAAGTGCAGCAGGCCATGATCCCTTCCACGGACAGGGACTGGTCCTTTTCCCTTTCCGCCGGATGGTCCAGCAAGTACGTGACGGAAGGGCTGGATTGTCTGCCGCACAGCGGCATTTGGGAGGTGGCTCCCGGCATTTCCTGGAAGGATTTTACGCTTGGCGCCTGGTATGCCGGAGGGGATTCCGCCAATTATGATGAACTGGACCTGGTACTGGGCTACGCCTGGAACCTGGGTGACTGGACCGTCAATCCCTGGTACGAACACCAGTTCTATTTCACGCAGGATTACAATGTGGCCAATCCGGCCCTGACCGTTTCCTACACGGTAGCGGACTGGCTCACCGCAGGCGTGGAAACCCAGGTGAAAGTGGAGCATCAGGATTTTGAATCCTATTACAGCGTGTTTGTACAGATGGAATGGTCTCCCATGGAGAACGTGACTGTGACGCCGCTGGTCCGGTACGGTTACAACGGGGGCTATAATGTGGATTACGACGACGGTTCCAACTGCATTGACTGGAGCCTGGGCGTGACCTGGAAGTTTGCGGAGCATTATTTCCTTTCCTGCTCCGTCAATTATTCCCAGGCGCTTACGGTGCTTCACCGCCGACGCGCCGGAGATGAGTTCTGGATGGGGTTCCGTCTGGGCATGGAATTCTGA
- a CDS encoding response regulator translates to MTDIPPDILIIDDERQIRRLLKLTLSGAGYHVRECETGQLGLSETALKRPDAIILDLGLPDITGLEVLTQLREWTQVPILILTAWDREDEKVAALDAGADDYLTKPFSGRELLARLRVMLRRGRPEREPSVFRLGSVVVDLSSRRVEKGKEEVHLTAKEYDILRLLLLHQGKVMTHRQLLREIWGPRHEEDTHYLRVHIAHLRQKLGDSDPENRIIRAESGLGYRIAADGAE, encoded by the coding sequence ATGACCGACATTCCTCCAGATATTCTGATTATTGATGACGAACGGCAGATACGCCGTTTGCTGAAGCTGACCCTGTCCGGAGCGGGCTACCATGTCCGGGAGTGTGAAACCGGGCAGCTGGGTCTGAGCGAGACGGCCCTGAAACGGCCGGATGCCATTATTCTGGACCTGGGACTTCCGGACATTACCGGACTGGAAGTGTTGACGCAGCTCCGGGAATGGACGCAGGTTCCCATTCTGATTTTGACGGCGTGGGACCGGGAGGACGAGAAGGTGGCTGCCCTGGACGCCGGGGCGGATGATTACCTGACCAAGCCGTTCAGCGGCAGGGAACTGCTGGCGCGCCTGCGCGTGATGCTGCGCCGGGGCCGTCCGGAGAGGGAGCCCTCCGTGTTCCGGCTGGGTTCCGTGGTGGTGGACCTGAGCTCCAGGCGCGTGGAAAAGGGGAAGGAGGAAGTTCACCTGACCGCCAAGGAGTACGATATCCTGCGCCTGCTCCTGCTGCACCAGGGCAAAGTGATGACCCACCGCCAGCTTCTCCGTGAAATCTGGGGTCCCCGGCATGAGGAGGATACGCATTACCTGCGGGTCCACATTGCCCACCTGCGCCAGAAACTGGGAGATTCCGATCCGGAAAACCGCATTATCCGCGCGGAGTCAGGTCTGGGATACAGGATTGCGGCGGACGGAGCGGAATAA
- a CDS encoding sensor histidine kinase → MFSEVHSDSQRADRILASIRREESRSGRGLLKIFFGMAPGVGKTYAMLEAAIQAADKGVEVIIGVAESHGREDTMRLIGRLPRLPMKKTVYRGVEMEEFDLEEALRLKPRLILIDELAHTNVPGLRHKKRYQDVEELLAAGIDVYTTLNVQHLESRADTVHDITAAPVQETVPDSVLAEADCIQLVDIAPDQLRARLREGKVYGAPQASAALDNFFKESNLMALRELALRIMAEKVDHELTEVRTISGDHSIWRSGERLMVAVGPSPFSARLVRWTRRMAYALNAPWIALSVDTGAPLSPEQQQRLDANLELARRLGAEVIVMPGSDLAETLLRMAFLRNVSQIVVGKPQETYLWGLVRPMSLVDKLVKGSDQIDIYVVPAAPGPGRNRWRSWHREAGRCGRDYWLAAGVTAAVTGIGLLIASFTGYFAPGFLYLAGVVGLGFFIRSRWAMLMAAALSALLWNLLFIPPVMTFKIERLEDALMCLFFFLVALSTGRLTSRLRIREQEEREREKKTNALFLYSRAIASAADAPSLISVALGQMSQIMGVLMAAMTPGKGTRGLELWESGGAFPMDDKEWSVAAWCLEHRRPAGRFTDTLPVAEGFYLPMMSGEHCMGVLGVRAEGKDRLTAGQKDLLESMGAQLAMALEREELRAERTRARLMEESEKLHRSLLDSVSHEFKTPLAVIEGGCEKLAVSTASAPEEREEYAEILLAARRLRRLVKNLLDVSRLESGALKPKLDWCDLGDVIEGAMAATREARRDHSVSVALPPDYPLVKADFSLMEQVLVNLLLNACVHTPGGTPVTLKGGIDSVRGQVWLDVHDLGPGIPAEQAENVFERFRTTRVGGLGLGLSIVRGFMEVQGGSVSLVPVSSGTCFRLTLPLVEHGEVPEE, encoded by the coding sequence ATGTTTTCAGAAGTGCACTCGGACAGCCAGCGGGCGGACAGAATTCTGGCCTCCATCCGGAGGGAGGAATCCCGTTCAGGCCGTGGCCTGTTGAAAATTTTCTTCGGTATGGCTCCGGGCGTGGGAAAGACGTATGCCATGCTGGAGGCCGCCATCCAGGCGGCGGACAAGGGGGTGGAGGTGATCATCGGTGTGGCGGAGTCTCATGGCCGGGAGGACACAATGCGGCTGATCGGCAGGCTGCCGCGTCTTCCCATGAAGAAGACGGTTTACCGCGGCGTGGAGATGGAGGAATTTGATTTGGAGGAGGCGCTGCGCCTGAAGCCCCGGCTTATCCTGATAGACGAGCTGGCGCACACGAACGTGCCCGGCCTGCGCCATAAAAAACGTTATCAGGATGTGGAGGAGCTTCTGGCTGCGGGCATTGACGTCTATACCACTCTGAACGTGCAGCATCTGGAAAGCCGGGCGGATACCGTGCATGACATCACGGCCGCTCCCGTGCAGGAGACCGTGCCGGATTCCGTGCTGGCGGAGGCGGATTGCATTCAGCTGGTGGACATTGCCCCCGACCAGCTGCGCGCCCGCCTGCGGGAGGGGAAGGTATACGGCGCGCCGCAGGCTTCCGCCGCGCTGGACAATTTTTTCAAGGAGTCCAACCTGATGGCCCTGCGGGAGCTGGCCCTGCGTATCATGGCGGAGAAGGTGGATCATGAGCTGACGGAGGTACGCACCATTTCCGGGGACCATTCCATCTGGCGCAGCGGGGAACGGCTGATGGTGGCCGTGGGCCCCAGCCCTTTTTCCGCCCGGCTGGTGCGCTGGACGCGGCGCATGGCGTATGCCCTGAATGCTCCGTGGATTGCTCTTTCCGTTGACACGGGTGCCCCGCTGTCCCCGGAACAGCAGCAGAGATTGGACGCCAATCTGGAATTGGCCCGGCGACTGGGAGCGGAAGTGATCGTGATGCCCGGTTCCGATTTGGCGGAGACGCTGCTCCGCATGGCTTTTTTACGGAACGTAAGCCAGATCGTGGTGGGCAAACCGCAGGAAACCTACCTCTGGGGGCTGGTGCGGCCCATGTCCCTGGTGGACAAGTTGGTGAAGGGAAGCGACCAGATCGACATTTATGTGGTTCCCGCGGCTCCCGGACCGGGGAGGAACCGGTGGAGGAGCTGGCACCGTGAAGCGGGGAGATGTGGCCGGGATTACTGGCTGGCCGCAGGCGTGACGGCGGCCGTGACCGGAATCGGCCTGCTGATTGCATCGTTTACCGGTTATTTCGCTCCCGGATTCCTGTATCTGGCGGGAGTCGTGGGCCTGGGTTTTTTCATCCGTTCCCGCTGGGCCATGCTGATGGCCGCCGCACTGAGCGCCTTGTTATGGAACCTTTTGTTCATTCCTCCGGTCATGACGTTCAAGATAGAACGGCTGGAGGACGCCCTGATGTGTCTTTTCTTTTTTCTGGTGGCTCTTTCCACGGGGCGACTTACTTCCCGTCTGAGGATCCGCGAGCAAGAGGAACGTGAACGGGAGAAGAAGACCAATGCGCTGTTCCTGTATTCGCGGGCCATTGCCTCCGCTGCGGATGCGCCTTCCCTGATTTCCGTTGCCCTGGGACAGATGAGCCAGATCATGGGGGTGCTCATGGCCGCCATGACGCCCGGGAAAGGGACGCGCGGCCTGGAGCTGTGGGAGTCCGGCGGAGCTTTTCCCATGGATGACAAGGAATGGAGCGTGGCAGCCTGGTGTCTGGAGCATCGCCGCCCCGCAGGCAGGTTTACGGATACGCTTCCGGTAGCGGAAGGGTTTTACCTGCCCATGATGTCCGGGGAACACTGCATGGGCGTGCTGGGCGTGAGGGCGGAAGGAAAGGACCGCCTGACGGCGGGTCAGAAGGATTTGCTGGAGAGCATGGGCGCACAGCTGGCCATGGCGCTGGAACGGGAGGAATTGCGGGCGGAACGGACGCGGGCGCGGCTCATGGAAGAGTCGGAAAAACTGCACCGTTCCCTGCTGGACAGCGTTTCCCATGAGTTCAAGACGCCTTTGGCCGTAATTGAGGGAGGTTGCGAGAAGCTGGCGGTCAGCACCGCCTCCGCACCGGAAGAACGGGAAGAGTATGCGGAAATTCTGCTGGCTGCGCGCCGTCTGCGCCGTCTGGTGAAGAATTTGCTGGATGTCAGCCGCTTGGAGTCCGGAGCACTGAAACCAAAACTGGACTGGTGCGACCTGGGGGACGTGATTGAAGGAGCGATGGCCGCTACTAGGGAAGCGCGCCGGGACCATTCCGTTTCCGTTGCCCTGCCGCCAGATTATCCGCTGGTGAAGGCGGATTTTTCCCTGATGGAACAGGTACTGGTCAATTTGCTGCTGAATGCCTGCGTGCACACGCCCGGCGGAACGCCCGTGACATTGAAGGGCGGGATTGATTCCGTCCGCGGCCAGGTCTGGCTGGATGTGCACGACCTGGGACCGGGAATTCCCGCGGAACAGGCGGAGAATGTTTTTGAGCGCTTCCGCACAACGCGCGTCGGTGGGCTGGGCCTGGGGCTTTCCATTGTGCGGGGGTTCATGGAGGTGCAGGGCGGGTCCGTTTCTTTGGTACCCGTTTCCTCCGGAACCTGTTTTCGTCTGACGCTCCCCCTCGTGGAACACGGCGAGGTACCTGAAGAATAA
- a CDS encoding exo-alpha-sialidase, which produces MSSPGILASPAQPPAPVMTFPVTPGALTDGQQYYFWVSVKLKDSASMDHKVGARIASVTVDGETTDVTGGVTARQRIGYAIAKANDPVYGGPTEGKTSRKFRIPGIVRARNGDLVSVFDIRYDGRNDMQANIDTGCSRSTDNGRTWTPVNVAVNFNPTGNSANDYNSGYGVSDPCILLDEVNGTLWVAGIARHGLASSKANVDVESLETVQYVVACSTDNGQTWGSIDPDTGEFVKTKPRSINKDIKNKAWKSFFQGPGHGITMKKTVNGVRPIVFPSQIWTGTSGAGTPQSCIIYSLDRGQTWISEDTGKAGTLGIGASSSECVVTELSDGRLMLNARNENRSGYRKIFTTDDMGKTWTAHATNLKALPEPAACQASQLAVENSGNIGRALLFSNPAKTAAPRALMTLKASFDEGSTWPSGSQVLYDSRPSSGYSDICETGDGHIGVLYEGLNGDENIFFLRIPYEEFLPSLDVPATGQIIRVGAEGTTAATFTVSSDASWTATSSAGWITVSPSSGSGNGTVTYSVDRWEGAGERAGAITISVPGIQPAVMTIIQSGREPSLTFSPSILILPKNGGTAVFSVTCDVAWNVSKTADWLDITGTQGTETGNGTVSVTAAANAAAGSRTAELAFSSFGTVRSATVVQRGQKRTWDEWKEDEIASRDPDTDQTGPTDSPAGDGIPNLLKYATGLDPLKPCGNVVQISTEKTNGGAFLVLAWPVNQEATGIRHLVESSEDLQTWTEMAEVETEGKSSAIFRDTVPINAESPPRRFLRLKISREEENPH; this is translated from the coding sequence ATGAGTTCCCCCGGCATCCTGGCCAGCCCCGCCCAGCCGCCGGCCCCCGTCATGACCTTCCCCGTCACTCCGGGGGCGCTCACGGACGGCCAGCAATATTACTTCTGGGTCAGCGTTAAGCTCAAGGATTCCGCCAGCATGGACCACAAGGTGGGCGCCAGAATCGCCTCCGTTACCGTGGACGGGGAAACGACGGATGTTACCGGCGGAGTGACGGCCCGGCAGCGGATAGGCTATGCCATCGCCAAGGCGAACGACCCCGTTTACGGAGGGCCCACGGAAGGAAAGACCTCCAGGAAATTCCGCATTCCGGGCATTGTGCGCGCCAGGAACGGAGACCTGGTCTCCGTCTTTGACATCCGCTACGACGGCCGGAACGACATGCAGGCCAATATTGACACGGGGTGCAGCCGCTCCACGGACAACGGCCGCACCTGGACGCCCGTCAACGTGGCCGTCAACTTCAACCCCACGGGCAATTCCGCCAATGATTACAACTCCGGCTACGGCGTCAGCGACCCCTGCATCCTGCTGGATGAAGTCAACGGCACCCTGTGGGTGGCAGGCATCGCCAGGCACGGGCTGGCCTCCTCCAAGGCCAACGTGGACGTGGAAAGCCTGGAAACCGTCCAATACGTGGTGGCATGCAGTACGGACAACGGCCAGACGTGGGGTTCCATTGATCCGGATACCGGGGAGTTTGTAAAAACGAAGCCCAGGAGCATCAACAAGGATATCAAGAACAAGGCCTGGAAGTCCTTCTTCCAGGGTCCGGGCCACGGCATCACCATGAAAAAGACGGTCAACGGCGTGCGCCCCATTGTCTTCCCCTCCCAGATATGGACGGGTACCAGCGGCGCGGGCACACCCCAGTCCTGCATCATTTATTCCCTGGACCGCGGCCAGACCTGGATCAGCGAGGATACGGGAAAAGCCGGCACGCTCGGCATCGGGGCCAGCTCCAGCGAATGCGTGGTCACGGAGCTCAGCGACGGGCGCCTGATGCTCAACGCCCGCAATGAAAACAGGAGCGGGTACCGGAAAATCTTCACCACGGATGACATGGGCAAGACGTGGACGGCCCATGCCACCAACCTGAAAGCGCTGCCGGAGCCCGCCGCCTGCCAGGCCAGCCAGCTTGCCGTGGAAAACTCCGGGAACATCGGCAGGGCCCTTCTCTTCTCCAACCCCGCCAAAACCGCCGCCCCGCGCGCCCTGATGACTCTCAAGGCCTCCTTTGACGAAGGCTCCACATGGCCCTCCGGCAGCCAGGTTCTTTACGATTCCCGCCCCTCCTCCGGCTATTCCGACATCTGCGAAACGGGGGACGGCCACATCGGCGTGCTTTATGAAGGGCTCAACGGGGATGAAAACATCTTTTTCCTGCGCATTCCGTATGAAGAATTCCTGCCTTCCCTGGACGTTCCCGCCACGGGACAGATCATCCGCGTGGGAGCGGAGGGAACAACGGCGGCCACATTCACCGTCTCCAGCGATGCTTCCTGGACAGCCACCTCCTCCGCAGGCTGGATAACCGTCTCCCCCTCTTCAGGCTCCGGAAACGGCACGGTCACCTACAGCGTGGACCGCTGGGAAGGAGCGGGAGAACGCGCGGGAGCCATCACCATCTCCGTTCCCGGCATCCAGCCGGCCGTCATGACCATCATCCAGTCCGGCAGGGAGCCTTCTCTCACCTTTTCCCCTTCCATCCTCATTCTTCCCAAAAACGGGGGAACAGCCGTTTTCTCCGTCACCTGTGACGTTGCGTGGAACGTATCCAAAACGGCGGACTGGCTGGACATCACCGGAACGCAGGGCACGGAGACGGGCAACGGAACCGTGTCCGTTACCGCAGCGGCCAATGCCGCAGCAGGCTCCCGCACGGCGGAGCTTGCCTTTTCCTCCTTCGGAACCGTCCGCTCCGCAACCGTGGTCCAACGCGGTCAGAAGCGCACCTGGGACGAATGGAAGGAGGATGAAATCGCCTCCCGGGACCCGGATACGGACCAGACAGGCCCCACTGATTCTCCCGCCGGAGACGGCATCCCCAACCTGCTGAAATACGCTACGGGACTGGACCCGCTCAAGCCCTGCGGAAACGTCGTGCAGATCTCCACGGAAAAAACGAACGGCGGCGCCTTCCTGGTGCTGGCCTGGCCCGTCAATCAGGAGGCCACGGGAATCAGGCACCTGGTGGAATCCTCGGAAGACCTTCAAACCTGGACGGAAATGGCGGAAGTGGAAACGGAAGGCAAAAGCTCCGCCATCTTCCGGGATACCGTGCCCATCAACGCGGAAAGTCCCCCGCGGCGCTTCCTGCGCCTGAAAATCTCCCGGGAAGAAGAAAACCCGCATTAA